Proteins from a genomic interval of Nocardia sp. BMG51109:
- a CDS encoding cystathionine beta-synthase — MRIANHVVDLIGNTPLVRLHSVVGPDSGLVAAKIEYLNPGGSSKDRIAVKMIDAAEEQGLLRPGGTIVEPTSGNTGVGLALVAQQRGYRCVFVCPDKVSEDKRNVLRAYGAEVVVCPTAVPPDHPDSYYSVSDRLVRELPGAWKPDQYSNPGGPDSHYETTGPEIWRDTEGTVTHFVAGVGTGGTITGAGRYLKEASGGKVQVIGADPEGSVYSGGSGRPYLVEGVGEDFWPSAYDPAIPDEIIAVSDADSFDMTRRLAREEGLLVGGSCGMAVVAALRVAERDPHAVVVVLLPDGGRGYMSKIFNDRWMSSYGFLRTRLDGSTTEPTMGDVLRGKSGALPDLVHTHPQETLRDAIEILREYSVSQMPVVGAEPPVMAGEVAGSVTERDLLSAVFEGRAQLTDPVSQHMSDSFPLIGSGEPVSAATKSLESTDALMVVEDGKPIGVITRHDLLGFLSSSGLPAR, encoded by the coding sequence ATGCGCATCGCGAACCATGTCGTCGACCTGATCGGCAACACCCCGCTCGTTCGGTTGCACTCCGTGGTGGGCCCGGATTCCGGCCTGGTCGCGGCGAAGATCGAATACCTGAACCCGGGCGGCAGCTCGAAGGACCGCATCGCGGTCAAGATGATCGATGCCGCCGAGGAGCAGGGTCTGCTGCGGCCCGGCGGCACCATCGTCGAACCGACCTCCGGCAACACCGGCGTCGGCCTGGCGCTGGTCGCTCAGCAGCGCGGGTACCGATGCGTATTCGTCTGCCCCGACAAGGTGAGCGAGGACAAGCGGAACGTGTTGCGCGCCTACGGCGCCGAGGTCGTGGTGTGCCCGACCGCCGTCCCGCCGGATCACCCGGACAGCTACTACAGCGTTTCCGACCGCCTCGTGCGCGAGCTGCCCGGCGCGTGGAAGCCCGACCAGTACTCCAACCCCGGCGGTCCGGACAGCCATTACGAGACCACCGGCCCGGAGATCTGGCGCGACACCGAGGGCACGGTCACCCATTTCGTCGCCGGCGTCGGCACCGGCGGCACGATCACCGGCGCGGGCCGCTACCTCAAGGAGGCCTCCGGCGGAAAGGTACAGGTGATCGGCGCCGATCCGGAGGGGTCGGTGTACTCCGGCGGCTCCGGCCGGCCCTATCTGGTCGAGGGCGTGGGCGAGGACTTCTGGCCCAGTGCCTACGATCCGGCGATTCCGGACGAGATCATCGCCGTCTCCGACGCCGACTCCTTCGATATGACCCGCCGCCTGGCCCGTGAGGAGGGCCTGCTGGTCGGCGGCTCCTGCGGGATGGCCGTCGTCGCGGCGCTGCGGGTGGCCGAGCGCGACCCGCACGCGGTGGTGGTCGTGCTGCTGCCGGACGGCGGCCGCGGCTACATGTCGAAGATCTTCAACGACCGGTGGATGAGTTCCTACGGCTTCCTGCGCACCCGCCTGGACGGCAGCACCACGGAGCCGACCATGGGAGACGTGTTGCGCGGCAAGTCGGGCGCGCTGCCGGACCTGGTGCACACCCATCCGCAGGAGACGCTGCGCGACGCCATCGAGATCCTGCGCGAGTACAGCGTCTCGCAGATGCCGGTGGTCGGCGCCGAACCGCCGGTGATGGCCGGTGAGGTGGCGGGCAGCGTCACGGAGCGCGATCTGCTCTCCGCGGTCTTCGAGGGCCGTGCGCAGCTCACCGATCCGGTGTCCCAGCATATGAGCGACTCGTTCCCGCTGATCGGCTCCGGGGAACCGGTGTCGGCGGCGACGAAGTCCCTGGAGTCCACCGACGCGCTGATGGTGGTCGAGGACGGTAAGCCGATCGGCGTCATCACCCGCCACGACCTGCTTGGTTTCCTCTCGAGCTCCGGTCTGCCCGCACGGTAG